In the genome of Planococcus donghaensis, the window TACCGAATTACAAGGAGTTCCCTACGGCAATTTAATTGTGGAATTTTCAGGTGAACTAAATAAGGTCGAACGTGCAATCACTTCTATTCGAGACAGCAATATTCACATAGAGGAGGTTACTCATTATGTCAGTTAACTACTACCAAATTTTAGAAGCTTTGTGGGAAACCATTTATATGACCGGCGCAGCATTCGGATTTTCTTTATTGATTGGCTTTCCACTCGGCATTCTTCTTGTGATTACAAGAAAAGGACATTTAATTGAAAACGAGTCGATTTCCAAAGTGCTAAACATCATCATTAATATTTTCCGCTCAGTTCCTTTTATCATTTTGATGGTTGCCATCATTCCATTAACACGCCTTATTGTTGGGACGTCTATCGGAACTGCAGCAGCCATTGTTCCTTTAGTTTTTTATGCTGGTCCTTATATTGCTCGATTAATCGAAAACTCGCTTCTTGAAGTCGACAAA includes:
- a CDS encoding methionine ABC transporter permease; its protein translation is MSVNYYQILEALWETIYMTGAAFGFSLLIGFPLGILLVITRKGHLIENESISKVLNIIINIFRSVPFIILMVAIIPLTRLIVGTSIGTAAAIVPLVFYAGPYIARLIENSLLEVDKGVIEAAQAMGASPVQIIFRFLIPEALSSLVLALTIAVVGLIGASAMAGAIGGGGLGDLAITYGYQRFDTFIMFVTVAILVVLVQGVQSFGNILSRRVRRS